Proteins encoded within one genomic window of Candidatus Baltobacteraceae bacterium:
- a CDS encoding dienelactone hydrolase family protein, translated as MPSEWIDLTTPDGPMRTYVARPESSAPRAGIVVFQEAYGVNDHIQDVTRRFAQLGLVAAAPELFHRTVRGFDAPYDTEDAWSAIEPHYTALTANGLSDDAQAAYDFLAREASVKSIANAGFCLGGRASYVANARAPFAAAISFYGGGIAPDLLGLAPKQHGPILMFWGGLDAHIPPENYRAVADALDAAKKTQEQVVFSQAGHGFFCDQRKSYNAQAAQQAWALSVAFLRAYGVIG; from the coding sequence ATGCCGAGCGAGTGGATCGATCTCACTACACCCGACGGACCCATGCGCACGTACGTCGCACGGCCCGAGTCGAGCGCGCCGCGCGCTGGGATCGTCGTCTTTCAGGAAGCCTACGGCGTTAACGATCACATCCAAGACGTCACGCGGCGGTTTGCCCAGCTCGGACTGGTCGCCGCCGCCCCCGAGCTCTTTCATCGCACGGTCCGCGGCTTCGATGCCCCCTACGATACCGAGGATGCGTGGTCCGCGATCGAACCGCACTATACGGCGCTGACGGCAAACGGGTTATCCGACGACGCGCAAGCCGCGTACGATTTCCTCGCCCGCGAAGCGAGCGTCAAGAGTATCGCCAACGCCGGCTTCTGCCTGGGCGGCCGCGCGTCGTACGTCGCCAACGCGCGCGCGCCGTTTGCGGCCGCGATCTCGTTTTACGGCGGCGGCATCGCTCCCGATCTCCTCGGCCTCGCGCCCAAACAGCACGGACCGATCCTCATGTTCTGGGGCGGGTTGGACGCGCACATTCCGCCGGAGAACTATCGCGCCGTCGCCGACGCGCTCGATGCAGCGAAGAAAACTCAGGAGCAAGTCGTCTTCTCTCAAGCCGGGCACGGCTTCTTCTGCGATCAACGCAAAAGTTACAACGCCCAAGCTGCGCAGCAGGCTTGGGCGTTGTCCGTTGCGTTTCTACGCGCTTACGGCGTAATCGGCTAA
- a CDS encoding APC family permease, with translation MQLRHNAVSAIEATLIAIAGTAPANTIATSTAALIAVVGLCGPGALLFGALPMLGIALSYYYLNAWRSDAGAAYVWVGRALSPVLGFFAGWAMLVAQVLFMVVGSLPVADATLDLIAPKLTHDVLLVTAIGFAWFLVVVGIVLLGIKTTAEFQKAVTGVQVLGLLLFAIAAIVKGLAHPANPPSWSWWSPIGNHGISSFVAGAIVTMFFYWGWEVTANLSEETVDRKRAPGLSGLLGMIVILALFLTTVVGVQLLLPVRAIADSGSDLLVALANAAVPRPWSDLAIIVVIVSAIGSLETTLVSGSRVVYSMGRDEVLDDRFGSLNPRFLTPWNATIAIALVSLVLFALAATSSSVNAILSDSINAIGVEVAIFYGLSAIACATYYAGADRGEVLPLLLRRVWPIAAAIFVFAVAAGQVLTAGLRANATVFGLLLAGAVPMLLYRKRYAGKFYRGPMERAVN, from the coding sequence ATGCAGCTTCGGCACAACGCGGTATCGGCCATCGAAGCGACGCTCATTGCCATCGCGGGTACCGCGCCGGCAAATACGATTGCGACGAGCACAGCCGCGTTGATCGCGGTCGTCGGTCTGTGCGGACCGGGCGCGCTGCTGTTCGGCGCGTTGCCGATGTTGGGCATCGCACTGTCGTACTATTACCTCAACGCGTGGCGCTCCGATGCGGGGGCGGCGTACGTCTGGGTAGGCCGCGCGCTCTCGCCGGTGCTGGGATTCTTTGCCGGCTGGGCGATGCTCGTCGCGCAGGTGCTGTTCATGGTGGTGGGATCGCTCCCGGTCGCCGACGCGACCCTTGATTTGATCGCGCCGAAACTCACGCACGACGTGTTGCTCGTCACGGCGATCGGCTTCGCGTGGTTTCTCGTCGTCGTCGGCATCGTTTTATTGGGGATCAAAACCACCGCCGAGTTTCAGAAGGCCGTTACCGGCGTGCAAGTCTTGGGGCTCCTGCTGTTTGCCATTGCGGCCATCGTCAAAGGCCTGGCGCATCCGGCAAATCCGCCGAGTTGGTCGTGGTGGTCGCCGATCGGAAACCACGGCATCTCGAGTTTCGTCGCCGGCGCCATCGTCACGATGTTCTTTTACTGGGGTTGGGAAGTAACGGCGAACTTGTCGGAAGAGACCGTCGACCGCAAACGCGCACCCGGATTGTCGGGTTTGCTGGGCATGATCGTGATTTTGGCGCTCTTCTTGACGACCGTGGTGGGCGTCCAACTGTTGCTTCCGGTTCGGGCGATCGCCGACTCCGGGTCCGATCTGCTCGTCGCCTTGGCCAATGCCGCGGTGCCGCGCCCGTGGAGCGACCTCGCGATCATCGTCGTGATCGTCAGCGCCATCGGTTCGCTCGAGACGACGCTCGTGTCGGGGAGCCGAGTCGTCTATTCGATGGGACGCGACGAAGTTCTCGACGATCGGTTCGGTTCGCTCAACCCGCGCTTCCTCACACCGTGGAACGCGACGATCGCCATCGCGCTCGTATCGCTGGTCTTGTTCGCGTTGGCCGCGACCAGCAGCAGCGTGAACGCGATCTTGAGCGACTCGATCAACGCGATCGGCGTCGAGGTCGCCATTTTCTACGGGCTCTCCGCGATCGCGTGCGCGACGTACTACGCCGGCGCGGATCGCGGGGAAGTGCTGCCGTTGCTCCTGCGCCGCGTGTGGCCGATCGCCGCCGCGATCTTTGTCTTTGCCGTGGCCGCCGGGCAGGTGCTCACGGCCGGGCTGCGCGCCAACGCGACCGTCTTCGGCTTATTGCTGGCCGGGGCTGTGCCCATGCTCCTGTACCGGAAACGGTACGCCGGGAAGTTTTATCGAGGTCCAATGGAGAGGGCAGTTAATTAA
- a CDS encoding tetratricopeptide repeat protein translates to MTYPQPPVVKTITDYAIPVQIDNSKKESQQFLHGIHHIWTPDVRILDGNGYEFYRFDGFLPPPEFMARTLCGFAMAYLRLKRFDRAEEIYVDVLKRFSTTYAAPEAQYYLGVTRYRRDPDSDELLTQWANLRSRYPISEYRVKQSFKEFP, encoded by the coding sequence GTGACGTATCCTCAACCCCCGGTCGTCAAGACGATCACCGACTACGCGATCCCGGTTCAAATCGACAACTCGAAAAAAGAGAGCCAGCAGTTTTTGCACGGCATCCATCACATCTGGACGCCGGACGTTCGCATCCTCGACGGTAACGGTTACGAATTCTACCGTTTCGACGGCTTCTTGCCGCCTCCCGAGTTCATGGCGCGCACCCTGTGCGGATTTGCCATGGCATACTTGCGTCTCAAGCGCTTCGATCGCGCCGAAGAAATCTACGTCGACGTGCTCAAGCGTTTCTCGACGACTTACGCCGCGCCCGAAGCGCAATACTATCTTGGCGTAACGCGTTATCGCCGCGATCCCGATAGCGACGAGCTGCTCACGCAGTGGGCCAACCTTCGTTCCCGATACCCGATCAGCGAGTATCGCGTCAAGCAATCGTTTAAGGAGTTTCCGTAA
- the hypE gene encoding hydrogenase expression/formation protein HypE translates to MNVRETIAQIEMAHGAGGKATRRLIEGVILPAFSNSVLEALSDAALLTVGGKRIAITADGFVVKPLQFPGGSIGTLAVHGTINDLAVSGARPIALMATLILEAGLPGNDLAREIDAMAAAARDAGVAIVGGDTKVVEHGMADGMYVSTFGLGLVDERLALNAHLVRPGDRIVLSGPIGDHGITILLARGQLELEAEVASDTRSVLPLVEALCSVAAAGVRWMRDPTRGGVATALNELARESRLGIVLEEEAIPVADAVRGACETLGLDPLHVANEGQFLAVVARDRAEAALAAMRAVPGGEAAAIVGVVARQPAGVVLTRTRSGGTRIVDMLAGDPLPRIC, encoded by the coding sequence GTGAACGTCCGCGAGACGATCGCGCAGATCGAGATGGCGCACGGCGCAGGCGGAAAGGCGACGCGGCGATTGATCGAAGGCGTGATCCTTCCCGCGTTTTCTAATTCCGTTCTCGAGGCGCTCTCGGATGCCGCGCTGCTCACGGTGGGGGGCAAGCGCATCGCGATCACCGCCGACGGTTTCGTCGTCAAGCCTCTACAGTTTCCCGGGGGCTCGATCGGAACGCTCGCCGTGCACGGTACGATCAACGATTTGGCCGTTTCGGGCGCGCGGCCGATCGCGTTGATGGCGACGCTCATCTTGGAAGCCGGTCTGCCGGGCAACGACCTTGCGCGGGAGATCGATGCGATGGCCGCTGCGGCGCGCGACGCGGGCGTTGCGATCGTCGGCGGCGATACGAAGGTCGTCGAGCACGGTATGGCCGACGGCATGTACGTCTCGACGTTCGGGCTGGGACTCGTCGACGAGCGTTTGGCGTTGAACGCGCACCTCGTGCGTCCGGGCGACCGCATCGTGCTGTCGGGACCGATCGGCGATCACGGGATCACGATTCTGCTCGCGCGCGGCCAACTCGAGCTCGAAGCCGAGGTCGCATCGGACACGCGCTCGGTGCTGCCGCTCGTCGAAGCTCTGTGCTCGGTCGCCGCGGCCGGCGTGCGATGGATGCGCGATCCCACGCGAGGCGGCGTCGCAACAGCGCTCAACGAGCTGGCGCGCGAATCTCGTTTGGGAATCGTACTGGAAGAAGAAGCCATTCCCGTAGCCGACGCGGTGCGCGGCGCGTGCGAAACGCTGGGACTCGATCCACTGCACGTCGCCAACGAAGGCCAATTTCTCGCAGTCGTCGCGCGCGATCGAGCCGAAGCCGCGCTTGCGGCGATGCGGGCCGTTCCGGGCGGCGAAGCGGCGGCTATCGTCGGCGTCGTAGCCCGGCAGCCGGCCGGCGTCGTGCTAACGCGTACGCGGTCGGGCGGAACCCGTATCGTCGACATGCTCGCCGGCGATCCGCTGCCGAGAATCTGTTGA
- the hpnJ gene encoding hopanoid biosynthesis associated radical SAM protein HpnJ codes for MPDYKKTLFVNPPSFEGFDGGAGARYQCRREVRSFWYPTWLAQPAAMIPGSKLVDAPPDDLTVDQVAPMAKDYELIVIHTSTPSFNNDARFAARMKEENPNAVIGMVGAHVFVLPEHSLEHAPAVDWVSTQEFDYTCVEIAQGKPFGEVGGIAYRENGSFVRTPDRPTIMDMDAFPSVLDVYKRDLTIPNYFNGYLQHPYISLYTGRGCKSRCTFCIWPQTISGHLYRVKSVDLVEAEMKRGKELFPEVKEWFFDDDTLTDNAPRVEELARRLGKLGITWSCNAKPNVSRSTLEVLKENGLRLLLVGYESGVQDILNSMKKGTRLDHIRKFTKDCHELGIKIHGTFILGIPGETPETIRQTIEFAKEMNPETLQVSLAAPYPGTFLYNQARENGWLQAEESDLVDVHGVQHAALNYPGLLTTEMLFESVDDFYRQFYFRPKKMFSLLGGMITDPQVMKRRLREGKEFFQFLRERKKVGADEKAAAAAAV; via the coding sequence ATGCCTGACTACAAGAAGACGCTCTTTGTCAATCCTCCGAGTTTCGAGGGATTCGACGGAGGAGCCGGCGCGCGGTATCAGTGCCGCCGCGAGGTCCGTTCGTTTTGGTATCCCACCTGGCTCGCGCAGCCGGCGGCGATGATTCCCGGCAGCAAGCTCGTCGACGCTCCGCCCGACGATTTGACCGTCGACCAAGTGGCGCCCATGGCCAAGGATTACGAGCTCATCGTCATTCACACGAGCACGCCGTCGTTCAACAACGACGCGCGTTTTGCGGCCCGAATGAAAGAAGAGAATCCAAACGCCGTCATCGGCATGGTCGGTGCCCACGTCTTCGTGCTTCCGGAGCATTCGCTCGAGCACGCGCCGGCCGTCGATTGGGTCAGCACGCAAGAGTTCGACTACACGTGCGTCGAGATCGCGCAGGGGAAGCCGTTCGGTGAAGTCGGCGGTATCGCGTACCGCGAGAACGGCAGCTTCGTCAGAACGCCGGATCGTCCGACGATCATGGACATGGACGCGTTTCCGTCGGTGCTCGACGTGTACAAGCGCGACCTGACCATCCCGAACTACTTCAACGGCTACTTGCAGCATCCGTACATCTCGCTTTATACCGGACGCGGATGTAAGTCGCGGTGCACGTTTTGCATTTGGCCGCAGACGATCAGCGGACACCTCTACCGCGTGAAGAGCGTCGACCTCGTCGAGGCCGAAATGAAGCGCGGTAAGGAGCTGTTTCCCGAAGTCAAGGAGTGGTTCTTCGACGACGACACTCTGACCGACAACGCTCCCCGCGTTGAAGAGCTCGCGCGCCGTTTGGGCAAGCTCGGGATCACGTGGTCGTGCAACGCGAAACCCAACGTTTCGCGCAGCACGCTCGAAGTGCTCAAGGAGAACGGCTTACGTCTGCTCCTGGTGGGCTACGAGTCGGGCGTTCAAGATATTCTCAACAGCATGAAGAAGGGCACGCGGCTCGATCACATTCGCAAGTTCACCAAAGACTGTCACGAGCTGGGCATCAAGATCCACGGCACGTTTATTCTCGGCATCCCAGGTGAGACGCCGGAGACGATTCGCCAAACGATCGAGTTCGCGAAGGAAATGAATCCGGAAACACTGCAAGTTTCGCTGGCGGCACCGTATCCGGGAACGTTTCTCTACAATCAGGCGCGCGAAAACGGTTGGCTGCAAGCGGAGGAGAGCGATCTCGTCGACGTTCACGGCGTGCAGCACGCGGCGCTGAACTATCCGGGGCTGCTGACGACGGAGATGCTGTTCGAGTCGGTCGACGATTTCTACCGTCAGTTCTATTTCCGGCCGAAGAAGATGTTCTCGCTGCTGGGCGGCATGATCACCGACCCGCAAGTGATGAAGCGCCGCCTGCGCGAGGGCAAGGAGTTCTTCCAGTTCCTGCGCGAGCGCAAGAAAGTCGGAGCGGACGAAAAGGCGGCCGCAGCCGCCGCCGTTTAG